From a single Rutidosis leptorrhynchoides isolate AG116_Rl617_1_P2 chromosome 5, CSIRO_AGI_Rlap_v1, whole genome shotgun sequence genomic region:
- the LOC139850302 gene encoding transcription factor MYB58-like, translating into MVRGPCYDKHGVKKGAWSEEEDNTLRAHIEKYGHSNWREVPKLAGLSRCGKSCRLRWMNYLRPNVKHGNFTKEEEDIIINLHNKLGNKWSAMATRLPGRSDNEIKNHWHSHLKNRTIRNDRVRSPEADGVTRKGFLAKNPNLKTQQEVDVLLAVLSSNQFPSSSSSASESCSLSVSDYAVSDDFTPQFCEPDSNLWNEILSANDMSSGTIFSPVGLSDDLTSQAYLHDYVMDDELFWSTSDLYM; encoded by the exons ATGGTGAGGGGACCTTGTTATGACAAACACGGAGTCAAGAAAGGTGCGTGGAGTGAAGAAGAAGACAACACGTTAAGAGCACATATTGAGAAATACGGACACTCTAATTGGCGCGAGGTTCCCAAGTTAGCTG GTTTGTCGAGATGTGGAAAAAGTTGTAGGCTGCGATGGATGAATTACTTGCGTCCGAATGTTAAACATGGAAATTTTACTAAAGAAGAAGAAGACATTATCATAAATTTACATAACAAGCTTGGCAACAA ATGGTCAGCAATGGCTACAAGATTGCCGGGAAGAAGCGACAACGAAATTAAAAATCATTGGCACAGTCATTTGAAAAACCGCACGATTAGAAATGATCGAGTTAGAAGTCCTGAAGCCGACGGAGTTACTCGTAAAGGCTTTTTGGCTAAAAATCCGAACTTAAAAACACAACAAGAAGTTGATGTTTTATTGGCGGTTTTATCATCTAATCAATTCCCTTCTTCATCTTCTTCGGCAAGTGAATCATGTTCATTGAGTGTCTCGGATTATGCCGTATCTGATGATTTTACACCACAATTTTGTGAACCTGATTCAAATTTATGGAATGAGATTTTATCAGCCAACGATATGTCGAGTGGCACCATATTTTCGCCTGTGGGGTTATCGGATGATCTCACATCTCAGGCTTATTTGCATGATTACGTCATGGATGATGAGCTTTTTTGGTCAACTTCGGATTTATATATGTAA